The Alosa sapidissima isolate fAloSap1 chromosome 8, fAloSap1.pri, whole genome shotgun sequence genome contains a region encoding:
- the pnpla7b gene encoding patatin-like phospholipase domain-containing protein 7 isoform X2: MEDDTLEEDSCSIYPAVLPTGTEIRARVHRFVEEQMQATMWTGALLGAAVVISAIGIIVCLLYRRRKAQQEQAGVPHYRFRKRDKVLFYGRKIMRQVQTLSSPPSNGPVSRQRTRKRTKVLSIARKFLRIRSAPPTLQPKEPPPSVLEADLTEFDVQNSHLPSEVLYMLKNVRLLGHFEKPLFLELCRHMVFVELQQGEGLFRPGDMDDSIYVVQTGRLELHIHETDGTDPVVKVVLPGDSVHSLLSILDVITGHAAPYKTVSARAAAPSTILRLPASAFISVFEKYPETLVRVIQIIMVRLQRVTFLALHNYLGLTQELFNPESQAIPLESVASVLGEALPGRGLRRQSQTPSADEIAMRERVATKPADPPNDTENVKHSPSDSPSSMFKKSRSRSLSSPADTCNLEAAVDSNKVFERPILVKEDSSASSVANKNVRKKSVTMQTSPSAVFHYSTSSPSGHVHHSKINIIFQAAKKDLLKVIQLQDTSLLEGRVSLRQVKAGTLLASQGDQDVSVLFIISGTLHVYQRTIDRNEDSCLFVAHPGEMVGHLAVLTGEPLIFSVRALRDCSFLSISKAHFYEIMREEPRMVLNVANTVVRRVSPFVRQIDFALDWMAVEAGRAVYRQDDESDSTFIVLSGRLRSVIMKDDGKKELAGEYGRGDLIGVVEALTHQRRATTVHAVRDSELAKLPEGALNSIKRSYPQVVTRLIHLLGQKILGNMQQPNGPLAAHGLGLQTRASKWDTNPASNLSTVTILPASDDVPLTTFALELQYALMAIGPTLLLNSDTIKHQLGAAALDSVHEYRLCSWLGQQEDIHRIVLYQSDDTLTPWTQRCLRQADSIIIVGLGDGEPTVGELERMLEGSAVRAQKQLVLLHREDGPPPSGTVEWLNMRSWISRHQHLVCPRRVFSKRSLPKLREVYNRVFQKPADRHSDFSRLARVLTGNAIALVLGGGGCQLHSGAPVRGCSQVGVIKAMIEAGIPIDLVGGTSIGSLMGALYAEDKSTSRMKARAREWSMEMTSMFKKILDLTYPVTSMFSGASFNNGISAIFKGKQIEDMWLPYFNITTDITASCMRVHTDGSLWRYIRASMSLSGYLPPLCDPKDGHLLMDGGYINNLPADVARSMGAKVVIAIDVGSRDERDLTNYGDALSGWWLLWNRFNPFSQGIRVLNMAEIQTRLAYVCCVRQLESVKSSEYCEYIRPPIDRYGTLEFGKFDEIADVGYQHGKTVFSVWERSGVVETMLKDWHQEEFHKTQNSNAHTCPNASFTDLAEIVSRIEPASKQSALEADESEYQTDYDEDTMLSDFDFSEHTEDETADTGDTDEDVGIRLRRHQMANSTSSSPFLAS, from the exons GTGCAgactctgtcctctcctccctccaatGGTCCAGTGTCCCGACAGCGCACTCGCAAGAGAACCAAAGTCCTTTCGATAGCACGCAA GTTTCTGCGTATCCGCAGTGCGCCCCCAACCCTTCAGCCCAAAGAGCCTCCTCCCTCGGTTCTGGAGGCTGACCTAACTGAGTTTGACGTCCAGAACTCTCACCTGCCCTCCGAGGTCCTGTACATGCTCAAGAACGTCAG GCTTCTGGGTCACTTTGAGAAGCCTCTGTTCCTGGAGCTGTGCCGCCACATGGTGTTCGTGGAGCTGCAGCAGGGGGAGGGCCTCTTCCGGCCCGGCGACATGGACGACAGCATCTACGTGGTGCAGACTGGACGCCTGGAGCTGCACATCCACGAGACC GATGGCACAGATCCGGTGGTGAAGGTGGTCCTGCCAGGAGACAGCGTCCACAGCCTGCTCAGCATCCTGGACGTCATCACC GGCCACGCTGCCCCTTACAAAACAGTGTCTGCCCGAGCTGCTGCTCCCTCCACCATCCTGCGATTGCCTGCGTCCGCCTTCATCTCCGTCTTTGAGAAATACCCAGAGACTCTGGTCCGAGTCATTCAG ATCATCATGGTGCGCCTGCAAAGGGTGACGTTCTTGGCTCTGCACAACTACCTGGGCCTGACCCAGGAGCTGTTCAACCCA GAGAGCCAGGCCATCCCGCTGGAGTCGGTGGCCAGTGTGCTGGGGGAGGCCCTTCCGGGCAGGGGCCTGCGTAGGCAGTCACAGACCCCCAGCGCAGACGAGATAGccatgagagagagggtggccACCAAGCCTGCGGATCCACCCAACGACACAG AGAATGTCAAACATTCACCATCGGACAGCCCATCTTCCATGTTCAAGAAGTCTCGCTCccgctccctctcctcccctgcagACACCTGCAACCTAG AGGCAGCTGTTGACAGCAACAAAGTGTTTGAACGTCCCATACTGGTAAAGGAGGATTCTTCTGCAAGTTCTGTCGCTAACAAG aatgTCCGGAAGAAGAGTGTGACCATGCAGACCTCGCCCTCGGCTGTGTTCCATTACTCCACAAGCAGCCCCTCAGGCCACGTCCACCACAGCAAAATCAACATTATCTTCCAAGCGGCCAAGAAAGACCTGCTCAAGGTCATCCAGCTCCAG GACACCAGCTTGCTGGAGGGAAGGGTGTCTCTGAGACAAGTCAAAGCAGGCACTCTGCTCGCCAGTCAGGGTGACCAG gatgtgaGCGTGCTATTCATCATTTCGGGAACGCTGCACGTGTACCAGCGCACGATCGACCGCAACGAGGACAGCTGCCTGTTCGTGGCGCACCCTGGGGAGATGGTGGGTCACCTGGCCGTGCTGACTGGCGAGCCGCTGATCTTCTCCGTGCGGGCCCTCCGTGACTGCAGCTTCCTCAGCATCTCCAAGGCCCACTTCTACGA GATCATGCGGGAGGAGCCGCGGATGGTGCTGAACGTGGCTAACACAGTGGTGCGCAGGGTCTCCCCCTTTGTGCGCCAGATTGACTTTGCCCTGGACTGGATGGCCGTGGAGGCCGGCAGGGCTGTCTACAG ACAGGACGATGAGTCCGACAGCACGTTTATTGTTCTGAGTGGACGCCTGCGCTCCGTCATCATGAAGGACGATGGGAAAAAGGAGCTGGCAGGAGAGTACGGCCGTGGTGACCTCATTGGCGTG GTGGAGGCGCTCACGCACCAGAGGCGGGCCACCACGGTGCACGCCGTCCGCGACTCAGAGCTGGCCAAGCTGCCTGAGGGGGCACTCAACTCCATCAAGAGGTCCTACCCACAG GTGGTGACTCGGCTCATCCACCTCCTGGGCCAGAAGATCCTGGGGAACATGCAGCAGCCCAACGGGCCCCTGGCAg CTCACGGGCTGGGCCTCCAGACTCGGGCCAGTAAGTGGGATACGAACCCGGCCTCCAACCTGTCCACCGTCACCATTCTGCCTGCATCCGACGATGTGCCCCTGACCACCTTCGCCCTGGAGCTCCAGTATGCCCTGATGGCCATAG GGCCCACGTTACTCCTCAACAGTGACACCATCAAGCATCAGCTGGGTGCCGCAGCACTGGACAG TGTGCACGAGTACCGTCTGTGCAGCTGGCTGGGTCAGCAGGAGGACATCCACCGCATTGTGCTCTACCAATCGGACGACACTCTGACGCCCTGGACCCAGCGCTGCCTGCGGCAGGCCGACAGCATCATCATCGTGGGCCTGGGAGACGGCGAGCCCACTGTCGGAGAG ctgGAGCGTATGCTGGAGGGCAGTGCGGTGCGGGCCCAGAAGCAGCTGGTGCTGCTGCACCGTGAGGACGGCCCTCCGCCCAGCGGCACGGTGGAGTGGCTCAACATGCGGAGCTGGATCTCCAGGCACCAGCACCTGGTCTGCCCACGCCGCGTCTTCTCCAAGAGGAGCCTGCCCAAACTG CGGGAGGTGTACAACAGAGTGTTCCAGAAGCCGGCCGACCGCCACTCTGACTTCTCCCGGCTGGCGAGGGTTCTGACGGGCAATGCCATCGCCCTGGTGCTGGGCGGCGGCGGGTGCCAG tTGCACTCAGGAGCTCCAGTCAG GGGCTGCTCCCAGGTCGGGGTCATCAAGGCCATGATCGAGGCTGGGATCCCCATAGACCTGGTGGGGGGCACCTCCATCGGCTCCCTCATGGGGGCGCTGTACGCCGAGGACAAGAGCACCAGTCGCATGAAGGCCCGGGCCCGTGAGTGGTCTATG GAGATGACCTCCATGTTCAAGAAAATTCTCGACCTGACCTACCCAGTGACCTCCATGTTCTCGGGGGCCTCCTTCAACAATGGCATCAGTGCAATTTTCAAAGGCAAACAGATTGAG GATATGTGGCTGCCATACTTCAATATCACCACAGACATCACCGCCTCTTGTATGCGGGTGCATACTGATG GCTCTCTCTGGAGGTACATTCGTGCCAGCATGTCCCTCTCTGGCTACCTGCCACCCCTCTGCGACCCCAAAGACGGCCACTTACTCATGGACGGAGGTTACATCAACAATCTGCCAG CTGATGTTGCACGCTCTATGGGCGCCAAGGTGGTGATTGCCATCGATGTCGGGAGCCGCGACGAGAGGGACCTGACCAATTATGGTGACGCCCTGTCTGGCTGGTGGCTGCTGTGGAACCGATTCAACCCCTTCTCACAGGGCATCCGG GTGTTGAACATGGCGGAGATCCAGACGCGTCTGGCCTACGTGTGCTGCGTGCGTCAGCTGGAGTCGGTGAAGAGCAGCGAGTACTGTGAGTACATCCGGCCGCCCATCGACCGCTACGGCACGCTGGAGTTCGGCAAGTTCGACGAGATCGCA gacGTGGGCTACCAGCACGGTAAGACGGTGTTCAGCGTGTGGGAGCGCAGTGGCGTGGTGGAGACCATGCTCAAGGACTGGCACCAGGAGGAGTTCCACAAGACCCAGAACAGCAAT GCACACACCTGTCCCAATGCATCCTTCACTGATCTGGCCGAGATCGTGTCGCGGATAGAGCCGGCCAGCAAGCAGTCTGCCCTAGAAG CGGATGAATCGGAGTACCAAACTGACTATGATGAGGACACGATGCTCTCCGACTTTGACTTTAGCGAACACACCGAGGACGAGACAGCCGACACGGGAGACACG gATGAAGATGTGGGGATTAGACTCCGGCGTCACCAGATGGCgaactccacctcctcctcgccGTTCTTAGCATCATGA
- the pnpla7b gene encoding patatin-like phospholipase domain-containing protein 7 isoform X1 gives MLQTEMEDDTLEEDSCSIYPAVLPTGTEIRARVHRFVEEQMQATMWTGALLGAAVVISAIGIIVCLLYRRRKAQQEQAGVPHYRFRKRDKVLFYGRKIMRQVQTLSSPPSNGPVSRQRTRKRTKVLSIARKFLRIRSAPPTLQPKEPPPSVLEADLTEFDVQNSHLPSEVLYMLKNVRLLGHFEKPLFLELCRHMVFVELQQGEGLFRPGDMDDSIYVVQTGRLELHIHETDGTDPVVKVVLPGDSVHSLLSILDVITGHAAPYKTVSARAAAPSTILRLPASAFISVFEKYPETLVRVIQIIMVRLQRVTFLALHNYLGLTQELFNPESQAIPLESVASVLGEALPGRGLRRQSQTPSADEIAMRERVATKPADPPNDTENVKHSPSDSPSSMFKKSRSRSLSSPADTCNLEAAVDSNKVFERPILVKEDSSASSVANKNVRKKSVTMQTSPSAVFHYSTSSPSGHVHHSKINIIFQAAKKDLLKVIQLQDTSLLEGRVSLRQVKAGTLLASQGDQDVSVLFIISGTLHVYQRTIDRNEDSCLFVAHPGEMVGHLAVLTGEPLIFSVRALRDCSFLSISKAHFYEIMREEPRMVLNVANTVVRRVSPFVRQIDFALDWMAVEAGRAVYRQDDESDSTFIVLSGRLRSVIMKDDGKKELAGEYGRGDLIGVVEALTHQRRATTVHAVRDSELAKLPEGALNSIKRSYPQVVTRLIHLLGQKILGNMQQPNGPLAAHGLGLQTRASKWDTNPASNLSTVTILPASDDVPLTTFALELQYALMAIGPTLLLNSDTIKHQLGAAALDSVHEYRLCSWLGQQEDIHRIVLYQSDDTLTPWTQRCLRQADSIIIVGLGDGEPTVGELERMLEGSAVRAQKQLVLLHREDGPPPSGTVEWLNMRSWISRHQHLVCPRRVFSKRSLPKLREVYNRVFQKPADRHSDFSRLARVLTGNAIALVLGGGGCQLHSGAPVRGCSQVGVIKAMIEAGIPIDLVGGTSIGSLMGALYAEDKSTSRMKARAREWSMEMTSMFKKILDLTYPVTSMFSGASFNNGISAIFKGKQIEDMWLPYFNITTDITASCMRVHTDGSLWRYIRASMSLSGYLPPLCDPKDGHLLMDGGYINNLPADVARSMGAKVVIAIDVGSRDERDLTNYGDALSGWWLLWNRFNPFSQGIRVLNMAEIQTRLAYVCCVRQLESVKSSEYCEYIRPPIDRYGTLEFGKFDEIADVGYQHGKTVFSVWERSGVVETMLKDWHQEEFHKTQNSNAHTCPNASFTDLAEIVSRIEPASKQSALEADESEYQTDYDEDTMLSDFDFSEHTEDETADTGDTDEDVGIRLRRHQMANSTSSSPFLAS, from the exons GTGCAgactctgtcctctcctccctccaatGGTCCAGTGTCCCGACAGCGCACTCGCAAGAGAACCAAAGTCCTTTCGATAGCACGCAA GTTTCTGCGTATCCGCAGTGCGCCCCCAACCCTTCAGCCCAAAGAGCCTCCTCCCTCGGTTCTGGAGGCTGACCTAACTGAGTTTGACGTCCAGAACTCTCACCTGCCCTCCGAGGTCCTGTACATGCTCAAGAACGTCAG GCTTCTGGGTCACTTTGAGAAGCCTCTGTTCCTGGAGCTGTGCCGCCACATGGTGTTCGTGGAGCTGCAGCAGGGGGAGGGCCTCTTCCGGCCCGGCGACATGGACGACAGCATCTACGTGGTGCAGACTGGACGCCTGGAGCTGCACATCCACGAGACC GATGGCACAGATCCGGTGGTGAAGGTGGTCCTGCCAGGAGACAGCGTCCACAGCCTGCTCAGCATCCTGGACGTCATCACC GGCCACGCTGCCCCTTACAAAACAGTGTCTGCCCGAGCTGCTGCTCCCTCCACCATCCTGCGATTGCCTGCGTCCGCCTTCATCTCCGTCTTTGAGAAATACCCAGAGACTCTGGTCCGAGTCATTCAG ATCATCATGGTGCGCCTGCAAAGGGTGACGTTCTTGGCTCTGCACAACTACCTGGGCCTGACCCAGGAGCTGTTCAACCCA GAGAGCCAGGCCATCCCGCTGGAGTCGGTGGCCAGTGTGCTGGGGGAGGCCCTTCCGGGCAGGGGCCTGCGTAGGCAGTCACAGACCCCCAGCGCAGACGAGATAGccatgagagagagggtggccACCAAGCCTGCGGATCCACCCAACGACACAG AGAATGTCAAACATTCACCATCGGACAGCCCATCTTCCATGTTCAAGAAGTCTCGCTCccgctccctctcctcccctgcagACACCTGCAACCTAG AGGCAGCTGTTGACAGCAACAAAGTGTTTGAACGTCCCATACTGGTAAAGGAGGATTCTTCTGCAAGTTCTGTCGCTAACAAG aatgTCCGGAAGAAGAGTGTGACCATGCAGACCTCGCCCTCGGCTGTGTTCCATTACTCCACAAGCAGCCCCTCAGGCCACGTCCACCACAGCAAAATCAACATTATCTTCCAAGCGGCCAAGAAAGACCTGCTCAAGGTCATCCAGCTCCAG GACACCAGCTTGCTGGAGGGAAGGGTGTCTCTGAGACAAGTCAAAGCAGGCACTCTGCTCGCCAGTCAGGGTGACCAG gatgtgaGCGTGCTATTCATCATTTCGGGAACGCTGCACGTGTACCAGCGCACGATCGACCGCAACGAGGACAGCTGCCTGTTCGTGGCGCACCCTGGGGAGATGGTGGGTCACCTGGCCGTGCTGACTGGCGAGCCGCTGATCTTCTCCGTGCGGGCCCTCCGTGACTGCAGCTTCCTCAGCATCTCCAAGGCCCACTTCTACGA GATCATGCGGGAGGAGCCGCGGATGGTGCTGAACGTGGCTAACACAGTGGTGCGCAGGGTCTCCCCCTTTGTGCGCCAGATTGACTTTGCCCTGGACTGGATGGCCGTGGAGGCCGGCAGGGCTGTCTACAG ACAGGACGATGAGTCCGACAGCACGTTTATTGTTCTGAGTGGACGCCTGCGCTCCGTCATCATGAAGGACGATGGGAAAAAGGAGCTGGCAGGAGAGTACGGCCGTGGTGACCTCATTGGCGTG GTGGAGGCGCTCACGCACCAGAGGCGGGCCACCACGGTGCACGCCGTCCGCGACTCAGAGCTGGCCAAGCTGCCTGAGGGGGCACTCAACTCCATCAAGAGGTCCTACCCACAG GTGGTGACTCGGCTCATCCACCTCCTGGGCCAGAAGATCCTGGGGAACATGCAGCAGCCCAACGGGCCCCTGGCAg CTCACGGGCTGGGCCTCCAGACTCGGGCCAGTAAGTGGGATACGAACCCGGCCTCCAACCTGTCCACCGTCACCATTCTGCCTGCATCCGACGATGTGCCCCTGACCACCTTCGCCCTGGAGCTCCAGTATGCCCTGATGGCCATAG GGCCCACGTTACTCCTCAACAGTGACACCATCAAGCATCAGCTGGGTGCCGCAGCACTGGACAG TGTGCACGAGTACCGTCTGTGCAGCTGGCTGGGTCAGCAGGAGGACATCCACCGCATTGTGCTCTACCAATCGGACGACACTCTGACGCCCTGGACCCAGCGCTGCCTGCGGCAGGCCGACAGCATCATCATCGTGGGCCTGGGAGACGGCGAGCCCACTGTCGGAGAG ctgGAGCGTATGCTGGAGGGCAGTGCGGTGCGGGCCCAGAAGCAGCTGGTGCTGCTGCACCGTGAGGACGGCCCTCCGCCCAGCGGCACGGTGGAGTGGCTCAACATGCGGAGCTGGATCTCCAGGCACCAGCACCTGGTCTGCCCACGCCGCGTCTTCTCCAAGAGGAGCCTGCCCAAACTG CGGGAGGTGTACAACAGAGTGTTCCAGAAGCCGGCCGACCGCCACTCTGACTTCTCCCGGCTGGCGAGGGTTCTGACGGGCAATGCCATCGCCCTGGTGCTGGGCGGCGGCGGGTGCCAG tTGCACTCAGGAGCTCCAGTCAG GGGCTGCTCCCAGGTCGGGGTCATCAAGGCCATGATCGAGGCTGGGATCCCCATAGACCTGGTGGGGGGCACCTCCATCGGCTCCCTCATGGGGGCGCTGTACGCCGAGGACAAGAGCACCAGTCGCATGAAGGCCCGGGCCCGTGAGTGGTCTATG GAGATGACCTCCATGTTCAAGAAAATTCTCGACCTGACCTACCCAGTGACCTCCATGTTCTCGGGGGCCTCCTTCAACAATGGCATCAGTGCAATTTTCAAAGGCAAACAGATTGAG GATATGTGGCTGCCATACTTCAATATCACCACAGACATCACCGCCTCTTGTATGCGGGTGCATACTGATG GCTCTCTCTGGAGGTACATTCGTGCCAGCATGTCCCTCTCTGGCTACCTGCCACCCCTCTGCGACCCCAAAGACGGCCACTTACTCATGGACGGAGGTTACATCAACAATCTGCCAG CTGATGTTGCACGCTCTATGGGCGCCAAGGTGGTGATTGCCATCGATGTCGGGAGCCGCGACGAGAGGGACCTGACCAATTATGGTGACGCCCTGTCTGGCTGGTGGCTGCTGTGGAACCGATTCAACCCCTTCTCACAGGGCATCCGG GTGTTGAACATGGCGGAGATCCAGACGCGTCTGGCCTACGTGTGCTGCGTGCGTCAGCTGGAGTCGGTGAAGAGCAGCGAGTACTGTGAGTACATCCGGCCGCCCATCGACCGCTACGGCACGCTGGAGTTCGGCAAGTTCGACGAGATCGCA gacGTGGGCTACCAGCACGGTAAGACGGTGTTCAGCGTGTGGGAGCGCAGTGGCGTGGTGGAGACCATGCTCAAGGACTGGCACCAGGAGGAGTTCCACAAGACCCAGAACAGCAAT GCACACACCTGTCCCAATGCATCCTTCACTGATCTGGCCGAGATCGTGTCGCGGATAGAGCCGGCCAGCAAGCAGTCTGCCCTAGAAG CGGATGAATCGGAGTACCAAACTGACTATGATGAGGACACGATGCTCTCCGACTTTGACTTTAGCGAACACACCGAGGACGAGACAGCCGACACGGGAGACACG gATGAAGATGTGGGGATTAGACTCCGGCGTCACCAGATGGCgaactccacctcctcctcgccGTTCTTAGCATCATGA
- the LOC121715985 gene encoding coiled-coil domain-containing protein 183-like: MTCGSRGYTVKFDNHEKMDCFSDDMGSADMENLKGLSLRDQRLRIEQLEKLNQSEYNAARDILENEQKPPCAAKILANYLPNTRPGLQNIVEKQQRQLCTLIEQHNGLQYTLRLRKSQLLQMEQTMDSLELDNNPDGDERHYDQHVRQLENCLEKMSIKITEAANIHNTYLQVQEHLHREVREMPHVLEKLQSTVICGQTELSKVAQMSQAAVAAVESTKGMLVQLERQLMMEHWEIEKQLNNKLLEKEREVEARMDREKDTDRRISRGPQKLKEQRKSVIPKDGLTDITEPTVVRVAHQSATQPNAQQSTVKIVKDMDDLKEALSCTELQELEGRLVSQRATRQQLHTQMTQCEELLAQQQEALVALELQYAQSKFNPGPSSERFEQMQTELCAELEWETQRCQEWEVLLAKARAVMQGVEQGVNNLFYRITCLPATKDVAATEAGLDAVEKLQEIDSRLTSLPDVELEKSEEGGASDKLWTFLVQSTMMEPRNCKQASCPTYNSNSEDTFQFRSQEDDYSLSRDEIKRCNKQLIEAHQPNKKANKGPKKS, encoded by the exons ATGACGTGTGGTAGTCGTGGTTACACTGTTAAATTTGATAATCACGAAAAAATGGATTGTTTTTCGGACGACATGGGTTCAGCAGACATGGAGAATCTAAAGGGGCTCTCGCTGCGAGACCAGAGACTTCGTATTGAACAACTAG AGAAATTGAACCAGTCCGAATACAATGCCGCAAGGGACATCTTGGAAAATGAGCAAAAACCCCCCTGCGCTGCTAAGATATTGGCCAATTATCTGCCCAACACAAGGCCGGGCCTCCAG AACATCGTGGAGAAGCAACAGCGTCAATTGTGCACCCTGATTGAGCAGCACAATGGCTTGCAGTACACACTTCGGCTGAGAAAATCCCAACTGCTGCAGATGGAGCAGACCATGGACAGTCTAGAGCTGGACAACAATCCTGATGGTGATGAGCGACATTATGATCAG CATGTTCGGCAGCTGGAAAACTGCCTTGAGAAAATGAGTATCAAGATCACTGAGGCAGCAAATATCCACAACACATACCTTCAAGTGCAAGAGCACCTACACCGA GAGGTGAGGGAGATGCCCCACGTCTTAGAGAAACTGCAGTCCACTGTGATCTGTGGCCAGACGGAGCTCAGTAAAGTGGCCCAGATGTCCCAGGCAGCCGTAGCTGCAGTGGAGAGCACTAAG GGGATGCTGGTCCAGCTGGAGAGACAGCTGATGATGGAGCATTGGGAAATAGAGAAGCAGCTGAACAACAAGCtgctggagaaagagagggaggtggaggcgCGGATGGACCGGGAGAAGGACACGGACAGGCGCATCAGCCGTGGTCCACAGAAACTGAAGGAACAG AGGAAGTCAGTCATACCCAAAGATGGTCTCACTGACATCACTGAGCCTACTGTCGTGCGAG TGGCCCATCAGTCGGCTACTCAGCCCAATGCACAGCAGTCCACTGTGAAGATAgttaaagacatggatgacctAAAGGAGGCCCTCAGCTGTACTGAACTGcag GAGCTGGAGGGCCGGCTGGTGTCCCAGAGGGCCACGCGCCAGCAGCTGCACACCCAGATGACACAGTGTGAGGAGCTGCTGGCCCAGCAGCAGGAGGCCCTGGTGGCACTGGAGCTGCAGTACGCCCAGAGCAAGTTCAACCCTGGGCCCAGCAGCGAAAG ATTTGAGCAGATGCAGACAGAGCTGTGTGCAGAGCTGGAGTGGGAGACCCAGCGCTGCCAGGAGTGGGAGGTGCTCCTGGCCAAGGCCAGAGCCGTGATGCAGGGCGTGGAGCAGGGTGTCAACAACCTCTTCTACCGCATCACCTGCCTGCCCGCCACTAAG GACGTGGCGGCGACCGAGGCTGGCCTGGACGCCGTGGAGAAGCTGCAGGAGATCGACAGCCGCCTGACCTCACTGCCGGACGTGGAGCTGGAGAAGAGCGAGGAAGGCGGCGCCAGCGACAAG CTGTGGACGTTCCTTGTCCAGAGCACCATGATGGAGCCACGCAACTGCAAGCAAGCCAGCTGCCCTACCTACAACAGCAActcagaag ACACCTTCCAGTTCCGCAGTCAGGAAGATGACTACTCCCTTAGTCGCGATGAGATCAAGCGATGCAACAAGCAGCTTATTGAGGCCCACCAGCCCAATAAGAAAGCCAACAAGGGCCCCAAGAAGAGCTAA